From the Clostridium cagae genome, the window GTAACGGTTCTAATATATTTACATTATACTATAATATTTAGTGTAAAGGAATGTAAATTTAAAATCAATGTTTTATTTTGTTTTATATGCACTTATAAAGTAACAACCATATGAGTTAAAACCCGCATTACTAATAGTAAATTTATTATCTTCAAGCATAGAATTAATAAATTTTATATTTTCCTTATTTTCTTCATTTATTCTTATTATAAAATTATCACCATGATCTATAATACTAAAGTAATCAAAAATATTGCTATATTCACTTAATCCAAGGATTCCTGTAATATTCATACTATACGTTGACATCTATTACTTCCCTCACATTTATTTTTTAATTTTTAATTTAGCTATTTATATAACTTATTATTCCTTTAATTAGTTAATATTATTCTAAACATTAATATGTAAAAAGAGAGATAAGTCCCATTATTTCCTAACGCTTATCTCTCTTTTAATTGAGTTTTTAATATATAATTTTTACTTCTCTTCAGAGTTTAAATTCTCTATTATTTTATTTGACTCCATTTCAGGAACCTCTTCATATCTTAAGAATTCCTTTTTAAAATTTCCACTACCATGTGTAATAGATCTTAATTCTGTTACATACCTACTTATTTCAGAAAGGGGAATTTCTGCAGTTATTTCTTGATCTGAATCTTTTGGTTCCATACCAATAATCCTCCCCCTTTTCTTGTTAATGTCACCCATAACATCACCTGTATATTCATCTGGAACAGTTACTTGTAACTTCATTATAGGTTCTAACAATATTGGCTTAGCTTCTTCTAAACCTTTTTTATAAGCCATTGATGCTGCAACTTTAAATGCCATTTCTGATGAATCTACAGGATGATATGATCCATCATGTAATGTAGCTTTAAGACCTATTACTGGACATTTTGCAAGAACTCCATGCTCTATACATTCTCTTAATCCCTTTTCTACTGCTGGTATAAAGTTTCTAGGTACAGACCCTCCAACTATTTTATCTACAAATTCTAAATCTGTCTCCCCATCATTTCTAGGTTCAAATTTTATTACTACATCACCATATTGTCCATGTCCGCCAGATTGTTTTTTATGCTTACCTCTTACATCTGATGACGATTTTATAGTTTCCTTATAAGGAATTCTAGGTGCTTTTAATATAACATCAACACCAAATTTATTTTTAATCTTACTTGCAATTATATCTATATGTGTTTCACCAAGACCTGATATGATTATTTCTGAACTTTCATTATCTCTAGTTATATCAAAAACTAAATCCTCATCTTTTAATTTAGTTAAAGCTTGAGATATCTTTTCTTCATCACCTTTAGCCTTAGGAATCACAGACATTGAAATAACTGGAACAGGAAAATTCATTTTATCATATAATATTTTAAAATTACTATCACATAGAGTATCTCCTGTATCTGTATATTGTAATTTAGATATAGCACCTATATCTCCAGCTATAACTTTCTTAGTTGGCATTTGATTTTTTCCTCTAATAAAATACATATGAGAAAATTTCTCCAATTTATTTTTATTAGAATTTAATACATTACTATCTTCTGTTGCCGTTCCTGTCATAACTCTAAAGAATGATATTTTTCCTACGAATGGATCTGCAATTGTTTTAAATACTAAAGCTGAAAAAGGTTTGTCTTCATCAAGACTTATAAACTCTTCTTCATTGGTTTCGATATTTAAAGCCTTTTGTGGAATTGCATATTCTGGTGATGGAAAGCAAGCAATTATATTATCAAGTAAAGTATCAACACCTATAACTTTTAACGAACTACCACACATTACTGGGGCAATTTCACCAGTAGAACACCCATTAATAAGACCTTTATATATCTCTTCGTCACTTAAAGTACCTTCACTAAAATACTTCTCAAGTAAAGCTTCATCAGTTTCTGCTACTGATTCCATAATCATCTCTTTACATTTTTGTATTTTATCTTTTAAATTTTCTGGTATATCTATTATTTCAGTTTTCTTAGTTTTAAGATTATATACCTTCGCTTCATTTGAAATAATGTTAACTACACCTTCAAAATTGCCTTCAGAACCAATTGGATATTGAATTGGAACCACGCTCATACCAAATTTATCCTTAAGTGATTGTAATACCTTATCAAAACTAGAATTTTCTCTATCTAATTTATTTATAAAAAATGTTCTTGGCAAGTTTATTTTATTACAATATTTCCAAGCTTTCTCTGTTCCCACCTTTATTCCAGATACTCCACTTACAACTATCATTCCAACATCTACAGCTCTCATACCTTCAATATATTCACCCTCAAAATCGTAATATCCTGGAGTATCAACAATGTTTATTTTTACATCATTAACTTCAATTGGTGCTACTGAAAGTGAAATTGTAAGTTTTCTTTTTTTCTCTTCTTCATCATAATCTAAAATAGTTGTTCCATCTTCTATATTTCCTAATCTATCTATTATGTTAGAATAGTATAAAATAGCTTCAACCAATGAAGTCTTTCCTGTACCGCTATGACCCATTAACCCTATATTTCTTAAGTTTTTAATATTATAACTTCTCATAAATTCATAGCCAAACCTATAAGTTTCCTTAGGAGTTGGCTTTCACCTGCCTTTCCTTTAAATACTTATTATATTAAATATATTATTCAATAATACATTTAAAAACTCCTTTATATTTTAAAAATATTCAGAATATTTTATTTTTTCTAACTAATACTTAAAATATATCAATTAATTAAATGTATATTTATAAACTTCAAATACTATACATAAAGTTTTATATATTATAAGTATTAAATTTATCCTTATATAATGCTATAATAAAGCTTATGAATTTAAAAAAATAAACTGTACGGAGGAAATTTCGTAAATGATGAGTAAACTTAATTTTAAAAGCAATTATAATAGATTTCTTTTTTTAACTTTTGTAATAGCTTCAATCAGCTTAATAACTTTTATATTATTTAAATATCCTCATGTTGGCGTAGCTGATCAAGGTGACTTTGATAGAGTTATGAATGCTTCAGGAATATCTTTACTTGATTCTGATAAAAACAATCCTAATTTCGTTAGATTTTATGATTACATAGTGACTAATTATACAATATCCAATTTTTTTAAAACTATTATTGGTTCCGTTGTTGGATCTAGTATTGGACTTTTAATTTTAATTTTAAGTATCCCGTGTAAACTATTTAACAACAGTATTTTCAAAACTGAATATTTAGCAATAGCTTATAGTATTATATATATTCTTTCTATCACTATGATATTAAAATATTTAAACATAAAAAATAGCTTAAAACTAACTTTTATAGGTATTTTAAGTTTATTCGTTCTCTTTGATGGAAATTATATAATTTGGTTTAATAGTTTTTATGGTGAGCCTATGATGCTATGCTCATTATTATTACTTATTTTCTCTATTTTATATTACATAAATTACAAGTATGTAAAAAAGAATAATCATAAGATAATGTCAAAAATAGTGTATATATTATTAGCCACATTTTTATTTCTAGGTTCAAAGATGCAAGTAGTAACTGCTGTACCATTTTTGATGATATTATTATTAAAAATAATTTTAGACAATAAACAATATCTTTCTAAGAAAAATTTTGTGTCACTAATAATTTTCTTATGCTTAGTTATGTCTTACCCTCTTGTTTTCAATGCTTTTAATGGAAATATAAGCAATGATACACAATATAATTCTGTATTTTATGGGATACTTAATGGTTCTAAAACTCCTAATCAAGATTTAATTGATTTAGGACTTAATCCAGATATGGCTTCAGAAGCTGGAAAACATTCTTATTTAAGTGATGAAGAATATGTTAAATATATTCCAAGAACAGAAATAACTAATAATGAATTTTATAGTAAAATTGGCAACTCTAAGTTAGCTAAATTTTATATAACTCATCCTTTAAGACTTGTACAGGGAATGCAATATACTGCAAGCAAAACTTTTTACACAAGTACAGGTTTAGGAAAAACATCAGCAGATTACAGTACTGAACCAACAATTGAGTTTAATCGATTTACTACTTGGTCAAACTTTAGAGAAAATTATTTACCTAAGAATTTATTATTTATAATTTCAACATTTTTATTAATCTTTATATATACTATTTATCTTTGTGTAAGAAATAAAAATAATGGAGAGCTAAAAAATAAAATATTTTTAATATGGACTATTATGTTTATAGCTGCTATTCAGTTTCCTATGCCTTTTGTAGGAAATGGTAGAGCTGATACTGCTAAACAATTATTCCTTTTTAATTTTATTTTTGATCTTTTATTAATAATAATTGCTTCTTATGTATTTTCAAAAATAACTGACATATTTTCAAAGAAAAGATAAGATTAAAAATCACTTAAATTTAGCTATATATTTATTATTCTCTATTTTAATATATTTAATAATTACTATGGTATTTTAATTGAACTTATAATCATTTTAGTATTCATAAGTTCAATTATTCTATATAAATTTACTTATGTATATATCAATATTCCGATAAAAATATAGCTAAAAATATTATTTTACATAGGAGATTTATTACTCATGAAAAAATTAACAAATAGAAAATTATTTTCTGATAAAGTTTCAATATTAAAATTTTTCACTGTAATTACTATGCTTATTAAGTCTATTATTTTTATAGCTATCCTTAACATAGATACTACTGATAAAATACTAAAGAAAAATATAAGCTTTAAATTTACAATTATTTATTTAGCATTTATTCTTTTTGTCTATTCATTTGGCTACTTATTTTCAAAAAATAGACAAACTACCTTTTATATTATTTTAAATTCACTATATACTTTATTGTTAATAGCAGATTTATCTTACTTTAGAGCTAACAGAGACTTGTTAGGTTTAAAAAATATTTTATTTGAAAACACATTTAACCCTTTACAAAATTCTCTTATGAATTTAAGGCCTGTAGATTTGATATTCATTATAGATATCATATTATTATTAACTTGGGTTATTAAAGGTAAGATTCAAAATAATAACAAAAGGAGTTTAAAAAAGTTTTTTTCTACAATAATAATTTCAGTATTTATGATTATAGGATCATGTATATGTGTTGATGCACTTCAATTAGGTGAATTTGGTGATAGTATAATTTTCAATCAATGGACAACTTTAATGGAAGTAAAAGCTCCTGGCCCTATAGGATATCATATAGTAGAAGGTACAAGATCAATTAATAAGTATTTTAACGATAAACCTTCTAATGAAGATAAAAAAGAAATTGAAGATTGGTTAACCTTTAATAGGGAAAAAATTGAAGACAATGAATATAAAGGATTACTTAAAGGAAAGAACGTTATATTTCTTCAAATAGAATCTTTAGAGAACTTTGTTATAAATCAAAAAACAAATGGTAAAGAAATAACTCCATTTTTAAATAAACTAGCTAGTGAAGGATTATATTTTAATAATTTCTACGAACAAAATAATGCAGGTAATAGTATTGATTGTGATTTTATGATCAATACCTCTATATATCCATTAGGAAATAAAATAACAGCTTTAAACTATGGAGAAAATGTTTATCCTAATTCGCTTCCAAGGATTTTACAAAAAGATGGATATTTTACTATATCATCTCATGCTGAACTGCCAAATGAATTCAATTGGACTGAATTACATAAAAATAGTTTTGGTGCTAATGAACTTTGGACTATTAATGATTATGTTTATGAAGAAAGTGTTGGATATGGATTATCAGATAAAAGTTTCTTAAGTCAAACTGCAGATAAGCTTAAAGATATAAAACAACCATTTTTTATTCAACTACCTACATTATCTAATCATGGTCCATTTGATTTAGATGAAAAATACAGACAATTGAATTTACCTGATGAAGTTAATGATAGCTATTTAGGTGGATATTTCGAAAGCGTATTATATACAGATAATCAATTAGAAATGTTTTATAATAAATTAAATGAGTCAGGATTATTAGATGATACTGTATTAGTTATTTACGGAGACCATACAGGGGTTCATAAGTATTATAATGAAGATATTCAAGACATTGACTATGAAAATAATTGGTGGGATGAAGTGGATCATAAGATTCCATTAATAATCTATTCTAAAAATATGGAACATAAAATTGTAAATAAGACAGGTGGGCAAATAGATATACTTCCGACTATATGTTATTTATTAGGCATAGATGATGATTCATATAGAAATTCAACAATGGGAAGAATTTTAGTTAATACTAATAGAAATGCAATAACTATAAAAGGAAATCACATTGTGGGAAATGTTAAACCATCAGATGAAGAACATGTTTCAAAAGCATATGAGATAGGTGAAAAAATCATAAAAACTAATTATTTTAATCATAAATAAGAACAAAAGTGGCTGAACCACGTTTTTTAGTTGAGAGTGAATAATTAAGAGTTGAGAGTTTTTGAAAATTTTATGATTTCATGTACAATAACAAAAAGGATGTTGAATATTTCAACATCCTTTTTGTTATTGAATATGTTTTAAATATGTGTTGATATATGCAATAGAAAAGTGGCATTGTAATTGGACTTTGAGAATAGTTAATGAGTATTGTCACATTTACTGCTTGTCTCAATTTTATATTGGGAGAAAGCTAAAATTGGACTATATCTCATTTCTAGTATTCTTAAGTTCAATTACTCAGTCCACTTTACTTATACATATATCAACACTATATTAAAACATAACCTTGTTATTAAATAATATTACATCATCATACCTACTCCAGGTCCTAATGGTAATTTAAATACAAACCAAACTATTAATAATGCACTCCAGCCTAATAAGAACACTAGTGAATATGGTACCATTGTTGATATAAGGGTTCCTACTCCACTTTCTTTGTCATACTTTTCTGAGAAGGCAACTACTAATGCAAAATAGTTCATAAGAGGAGAAATTATATTAGTTGTAGAATCTCCTATTCTATATGCCATTTGAGTTAATTCTGGTGAGTAATTTAATCCCATTAACATAGGTACAAATATAGGTGCCATAATAGCCCATTTAGCTGATGCAGATCCCATAAATAAATTTATAAATGCAGCAACTACTATAAATCCTAATAATAAAGGTATACCTTGTATTCCTGTAGATTGTAAGAAATCAGCTCCTTTTACCGCTATTATTGTTCCTAAATTACTATGTGCAAAGTAAGCAACGAATTGAGATGCAAAAAATACTAATACTATGTATCCACCCATTGCAGCCATACTTTTTCCCATTAAATCAATAACTTGTTTATCATTCTTGATTGTTCCTGCTCCAACACCATAAGCAATACCTGGTATTAAAAATACTATTGCAATTATAACTACTATAGAATCCATAAATGGAGATTTTAAGATCTCTGCTGTTTCTGGATTTCTTAGTATTCCGTTAGATGGAACAACTAATATTGCTAAGAAAATTAAAGTTAATATAAATGCAATGCCAGCAAATAATAAACCTCTTTTTTCTTCTTTACTTATTTTTATAACTTCTTCTTTTTCTTCATCATCTTTGTATTTTCCAAGTCTAGGTTCAACTATTTTTTCAGTAACTATAGTACCTAAAATAGTTATAAGAAAAGTTGATACTATTAAGAAATACCAATTTGATGTTATTTGAACATCATATCCTGCTTGAGATATCCTAGCCGCTTCTGTTGTAATACCTCCTAATAAAGCATCTGTTGGTCCTGGTAATAAATTAGCACTAAATCCACCTGAAACACCAGCGAATGCTGCTGCAATACCAGCTAAGGGATGTCTACCAAAACTTCTGAATATAACTGCTCCTAATGGTATTAATACAACATATCCTGCATCGGAAGCTATATTAGAAACTACACCAGCAAATACAACTACCATAGTTATAAATCTTTTTGGTGTACTTGTTACTAATTTTCTTAATAATGTTGAAATTAAGCCACTACCTTCAGCAACTCCAACACCTAATAATGCAATTAAAACTGTTCCTAATGGTGCAAAACTTGTAAAATTCTTAATTGCACTTGTGAACATATATCTAATTCCCTCTGGAGTTAAAAGACTTACTACTCCAACATTAAATTCTTTTAATTCCTTAGTAGCTATATCTACGCCTTCATAGCTTACACTAACCCCTGCTAAATAAGCAATATGAGAAATTATCATTAAGGCTGCACAAAATATTATAAATAATGTAGTAGGATGTGGAAGTGCATTACCTATCTTTTCTACCCATGTAAGTATCCCCGACTTACGTTTTTTGTTTTCCATAAGTTCCTCCTCGGTAAAATGTAAAAATCATTTTTTAATTTAAGAAATTTTTATATACATATATATTCATTATATTATTAAATCATATTTTTATCAATACAATTACCTCGGATTTGATAAAAAACAGTGATAAAAAGTATAAAATTTTAATATTATAGCATTATTTTGATTTTTTTAGTATTTTAAAAATTCATTTTTGTAATTTTTCATAAAAATTAAAAGCCTTGAGATTAAATTTTATTTTTTAATCTCAAGGCTTTTAATTTACTTATTACAAAAATTCCAAATGTTCCTCCTAATGTATCAATCACTACATCTCTAAAAGCTCCCTCTCGTCCCTTAACAAATAGCTGATGTATTTCATCCGAGCAAGCATATAAAAATACTAATACTATTCCTAATAACATTGTTTTCTTTCTAGTATATTGAATTTTTAAAACATTTAATATTAATATTCCTAGAATCATGTATTCTAAAAAATGTGCAGTTTTTCTAACAATAAAGTTTGCCAATTCACCGAAAATACCATTCATATCAATACCTAAGTTAGTTAATGTTGTTATAACTAGGCCACTTTGTTTATCAGATATAACTGCTGGTTGATTAGACATGACAAATATAATAATCATCCATAATATTAACAAAATCCAATTAATTGCTTTTCTTTTATCAAATGTACTTTTAAATTCTTTCATTAGTCACTCCATTACATTATATTTAATATAAGACTATGCTTTCGCAGAGTTTTGGTATATGCATAAGCAAGGCCAGACTGAGTAATTGAACTTTGCCTATTGCATATATCAAAATCTATTTAAAACATAACCTTATATTATTATACACCAAGTATAATTGTATTAAAATACTTTACTATATCTTACTGAATCTAGCTTATTCACACATATATTTATTTATGTAAGCTAATGATTCTTCTAATAATTCATGCCCTTTTTCTAAGCCTTCAACCTTTAATTCTAAATTACAAACTCTTTGATCCACTTGATGCATTAAATCCTTTATATCATGTAACAGTTTTGCTTCATATGTTACTTGAACTCCATCACTATCTATAAATACTTTTTCTGGTGGTGCACCACATTTAGTACATTTTGCGTATATATCATCACTGTCTAAATCTTTAAAAACTTTAAATTTACTATTATTACATGATGAACAGCTTGATAATATTTTAAAATCATAACTATTATTGTCATAGTAATACTCTTTATTACATTCACTACATACTAATTTTATTTTATTATCTTTGCTATTTATATAAAACTTATTTCCACTACAACCATCTTTTTCACATACAATAGTTCTAACCATATAACTTCACTCCCTATTTTTAATAAATCATTTCCTTATAAATTTAATATGTTATTTATTAATAAAATATTACTAAAAATCTTATTTATAATAATGTTAGTTAACAGTTTGTTTCATAAGTCTCAGATTTTTTATTTAAAAACAATAATAATAATTTATTCATATATTAATAAATTTACTATTATATGAACAAACTATTATTGTTATACGTTTAAAATACTACTTATTTAATCTTTATCTGCATTAAGTAAATTTTATATAATAAGGAGTGATAATATGAAAAAAATATTAATTATAATTACAAGCTTATTATTAACAATGTCTTTAACATGTTGTAATAATAATAAGAAGAGTGCGTATAAAGATGGAATCTATATAGGTGAAGGTAATATGTATTCAGAAGGATATGATGATGTTACCCTAAATGTTGAACGTGGTAAAATAGTAGATTTAGTAATTCGTCATTTAGACAATAGTGGAAAAGAAATTAATTATAATGAATGGACTGGAGTAGAAGTAAATGGAAAAACAAATCCTAATCTCCAAAAATACAGAGCTGATACAATAAAAGAAGTGTTAGATAATCAATCAGGAGATATAACTATTATTAGTGAGATTAATGATATATCTTCTAATTGGAAAGTTGCTATAGAAGATGCCCTAGAAAAGGCAAAAAAATAAGCTATGAATATTCATAGCTTATTTTTATAAATGGTGGAGATAAAGAGATTCGAACTCTTGACCCCCTGCGTGCAAGGCAGGTGCTCTCCCAACTGAGCTATACCCCCATAAATGGTGGACCTTCAGGGACTCGAACCCCGGACCTACCGGTTATGAGCCGGTTGCTCTAACCAACTGAGCTAAAGATCCTTTTTATTACCTGGCAACGTCCTAATCTCCCACACAGTCTCCCGTGCAGTACCTTCGGCGCTATGGATCTTAACTTTCCTGTTCGGAATGGGTAGGAGTGTTACTTCCATGCCATCATCACCAGATCCTTTGAAAGAATGTTCT encodes:
- the fusA gene encoding elongation factor G: MRSYNIKNLRNIGLMGHSGTGKTSLVEAILYYSNIIDRLGNIEDGTTILDYDEEEKKRKLTISLSVAPIEVNDVKINIVDTPGYYDFEGEYIEGMRAVDVGMIVVSGVSGIKVGTEKAWKYCNKINLPRTFFINKLDRENSSFDKVLQSLKDKFGMSVVPIQYPIGSEGNFEGVVNIISNEAKVYNLKTKKTEIIDIPENLKDKIQKCKEMIMESVAETDEALLEKYFSEGTLSDEEIYKGLINGCSTGEIAPVMCGSSLKVIGVDTLLDNIIACFPSPEYAIPQKALNIETNEEEFISLDEDKPFSALVFKTIADPFVGKISFFRVMTGTATEDSNVLNSNKNKLEKFSHMYFIRGKNQMPTKKVIAGDIGAISKLQYTDTGDTLCDSNFKILYDKMNFPVPVISMSVIPKAKGDEEKISQALTKLKDEDLVFDITRDNESSEIIISGLGETHIDIIASKIKNKFGVDVILKAPRIPYKETIKSSSDVRGKHKKQSGGHGQYGDVVIKFEPRNDGETDLEFVDKIVGGSVPRNFIPAVEKGLRECIEHGVLAKCPVIGLKATLHDGSYHPVDSSEMAFKVAASMAYKKGLEEAKPILLEPIMKLQVTVPDEYTGDVMGDINKKRGRIIGMEPKDSDQEITAEIPLSEISRYVTELRSITHGSGNFKKEFLRYEEVPEMESNKIIENLNSEEK
- the wsfD gene encoding glycan biosynthesis hexose transferase WsfD; this encodes MMSKLNFKSNYNRFLFLTFVIASISLITFILFKYPHVGVADQGDFDRVMNASGISLLDSDKNNPNFVRFYDYIVTNYTISNFFKTIIGSVVGSSIGLLILILSIPCKLFNNSIFKTEYLAIAYSIIYILSITMILKYLNIKNSLKLTFIGILSLFVLFDGNYIIWFNSFYGEPMMLCSLLLLIFSILYYINYKYVKKNNHKIMSKIVYILLATFLFLGSKMQVVTAVPFLMILLLKIILDNKQYLSKKNFVSLIIFLCLVMSYPLVFNAFNGNISNDTQYNSVFYGILNGSKTPNQDLIDLGLNPDMASEAGKHSYLSDEEYVKYIPRTEITNNEFYSKIGNSKLAKFYITHPLRLVQGMQYTASKTFYTSTGLGKTSADYSTEPTIEFNRFTTWSNFRENYLPKNLLFIISTFLLIFIYTIYLCVRNKNNGELKNKIFLIWTIMFIAAIQFPMPFVGNGRADTAKQLFLFNFIFDLLLIIIASYVFSKITDIFSKKR
- a CDS encoding LTA synthase family protein, whose translation is MKKLTNRKLFSDKVSILKFFTVITMLIKSIIFIAILNIDTTDKILKKNISFKFTIIYLAFILFVYSFGYLFSKNRQTTFYIILNSLYTLLLIADLSYFRANRDLLGLKNILFENTFNPLQNSLMNLRPVDLIFIIDIILLLTWVIKGKIQNNNKRSLKKFFSTIIISVFMIIGSCICVDALQLGEFGDSIIFNQWTTLMEVKAPGPIGYHIVEGTRSINKYFNDKPSNEDKKEIEDWLTFNREKIEDNEYKGLLKGKNVIFLQIESLENFVINQKTNGKEITPFLNKLASEGLYFNNFYEQNNAGNSIDCDFMINTSIYPLGNKITALNYGENVYPNSLPRILQKDGYFTISSHAELPNEFNWTELHKNSFGANELWTINDYVYEESVGYGLSDKSFLSQTADKLKDIKQPFFIQLPTLSNHGPFDLDEKYRQLNLPDEVNDSYLGGYFESVLYTDNQLEMFYNKLNESGLLDDTVLVIYGDHTGVHKYYNEDIQDIDYENNWWDEVDHKIPLIIYSKNMEHKIVNKTGGQIDILPTICYLLGIDDDSYRNSTMGRILVNTNRNAITIKGNHIVGNVKPSDEEHVSKAYEIGEKIIKTNYFNHK
- a CDS encoding AbgT family transporter; amino-acid sequence: MENKKRKSGILTWVEKIGNALPHPTTLFIIFCAALMIISHIAYLAGVSVSYEGVDIATKELKEFNVGVVSLLTPEGIRYMFTSAIKNFTSFAPLGTVLIALLGVGVAEGSGLISTLLRKLVTSTPKRFITMVVVFAGVVSNIASDAGYVVLIPLGAVIFRSFGRHPLAGIAAAFAGVSGGFSANLLPGPTDALLGGITTEAARISQAGYDVQITSNWYFLIVSTFLITILGTIVTEKIVEPRLGKYKDDEEKEEVIKISKEEKRGLLFAGIAFILTLIFLAILVVPSNGILRNPETAEILKSPFMDSIVVIIAIVFLIPGIAYGVGAGTIKNDKQVIDLMGKSMAAMGGYIVLVFFASQFVAYFAHSNLGTIIAVKGADFLQSTGIQGIPLLLGFIVVAAFINLFMGSASAKWAIMAPIFVPMLMGLNYSPELTQMAYRIGDSTTNIISPLMNYFALVVAFSEKYDKESGVGTLISTMVPYSLVFLLGWSALLIVWFVFKLPLGPGVGMMM
- a CDS encoding VanZ family protein; this encodes MKEFKSTFDKRKAINWILLILWMIIIFVMSNQPAVISDKQSGLVITTLTNLGIDMNGIFGELANFIVRKTAHFLEYMILGILILNVLKIQYTRKKTMLLGIVLVFLYACSDEIHQLFVKGREGAFRDVVIDTLGGTFGIFVISKLKALRLKNKI